A segment of the Ipomoea triloba cultivar NCNSP0323 chromosome 1, ASM357664v1 genome:
NNNNNNNNNNNNNNNNNNNNNNNNNNNNNNNNNNNNNNNNNNNNNNNNNNNNNNNNNNNNNNNNNNNNNNNNNNNNNNNNNNNNNNNNNNNNNNNNNNNNNNNNNNNNNNNNNNNNNNNNNNNNNNNNNNNNNNNNNNNNNNtatatatatatatatatatatatatatatatatatatatatatatatatatacatttacagaattacaatcatatgagacaacctatttaggtgagaaataagaatTGTTTTGGATCGTCCATCTTTGAATTTTTGATGGCTAAgattattctttttgtttttttccttttcaaaaattattaattagtaagggtttatatgtaattttgacagcttttaattttaatatgatattcTATGGATATATTATGCTTGATTTTAGGTGATTTAATTTTGGTAGGATTGTAAATTCTCCTTTGTCAACGATTGGAATTTTCTGTTTGTTCAATTATTCAGACTTGTTCTTCCTTTTTCCCGAAGCATAGAGGGCATTAATGGAGGTATGTTTTCATCTTTCTGTTTATCGGTTTGGTTAAGTTGTGTTGCCTGattgtgtgcatgtgtgtgaaGTTTTGTTTATTACGTTTATGGCGAGGccccttttttgttttggttttctaGTATAGaatggtgattttttttaaaaaaaaaattctagttTCAATGCCATGCCGTTTTTTCCCTTTTAATATTGGTGAATCTGTAATATTTCTTCACCTTTTAGAAATCTTTGTTTGCGTCAGTGTGTGCATGTATGTATTGTAGTGTGTGCATGGCTGTTTTCTAATCTAATTTTCTGTTAATTTATGGGTcttgcgttttttttttatattggtTTTCTGCTTTAGACTGGTAATTGGAATCCGGTGTTTTCAAATGTCATGGCTGTggtttttttccctttttatgtTCACTTCAGTGCATTCAGACATCATTGTATATGTTATCTATTTGTATGTAAGTGCACACAGTGGTTTATTAAAGTGCACATACCGGCCGAGTGTGCGGTTATcatgttttattattgtttttcaaTGCTATTTTTTTGTGTGCACATACCAGGTGTGTCAGTTGATCAACTTTCACAGGTACTTTGAGCAGACCTAACGGCACGGGGGAATTTTGCATGTATTGGTGACGCGGTGTTGTTTGATGTAACCTAAACGAACAGGTATATGCATCTATTATTTATGGCGTGTGCATATGTTCAACGATGTCAGTTTAGTACATCCATTTGTTTACCCTGTACGCACTGTGTTTATGTTTTCTTCTGTCTTTATTGCGTGTAGGTACAATTTTGTGTTTGTCTCCTTTACTAGCTTTGATAATCACAAGAAATCATTAACATTTGCTGCGGGGTTGATTTCTAAGGAAGATGTCAAGTCCCATGCGCATCATGATAGCCGTAATTGTCCTTTAGCGGCGTAACATTTGTTTTTTACAAgtgttttttaaaaactttgtcGTTTTGATGAGACTCGGTTTGACTTTGTGATTTCTtaatgaatacaataatatttggTGTTTCAACGACATTGTGTGGGCATTCGTGTTTGTATAAatatctctcttttttttttttttttttttttttgcttttNtaactcttttttttattcattctaGGGGGTTTCTATTCTCTGTGCACCTATGTTAGCTAGGTTGTgcatgtgtgtttttttttctcattaccATGTGGCAACCTCTTCTAGTCTTGGTATGTCTGTTGGTAAGTCCGGTGTTATTCAAGCGTAAGGTGGTGTGCTCACGTCTCTTGATATTGTTGTTCACAACCCACCATTGCTAAGAATAAGGCTTCTCGGAAGCGGTTCAAATCGTCAAAAGAGGTAGTTGTAGAGAAAGCGTCTAAGTCCACACAATAGTGCAAGACTTTTCACAAATATGTGCGTCATGATAGCCATAATTTTCCGCTAAAggagtatatttatttattttacatgtttattttttcagactttgtatttttggatgagaCATTGATTATTTTTGTggttttaatttgaataatttacTCAGGTTTTTATTCTATGCTTGACGCTTTTtacccccccacccccccccacGTATTTCGCAAAGCTGTTGAGATACAAAAGAATGGTCGATTGTGTGCACCTACTTTATGGTGTGTGTGCATCTCAGTTTTAACTCCTGTGCTGTAAACTACGTTGGTGTGTGCACCCCAGTATTTCACCATGTGCCGTTTAGATTCATTTGAGGTGCACTGTGCGTTTAATCTTTTCTCCATTCTGAATAAACTTATTGATGCGAATTGGGTTAACTCTGTGGGTTTAATATTAGAAATAAAATCTTAATCTTATTTTGTGGTTGACGTAATTTTTTCCGCACAACTAACTAGAAGCTGTTGAGGATCAAATGGTCTAATATGTGTGTGCACCAATTACGGGGGGTGTGTGCATGTTTGTGTAAACTCCTGTTGAGGATCAAATGGTCTAATATGTGTGTGCACCAATTACGGGGTGTGTGTGCATGTTTGTGTAAACTCCTGTGATGTTCAATACGTCAGTGTGTGCACCTCAATTTAGGACTGCGTGACATTCATACTAATAGTGTGCAGTCATTTTAAACAAGGTTTCATGACATGGACATTCATCCATtcgtttctttaatttttggaAATGGATTGCAACTATAGATCATTCAATAAGCACTTATGCATTAGAAATCAACGACGTGTGCAGTGTGACAAAAATACATATCCATTCTTACAAACATACGTTTGCACTACTATTCAATCCAACACCATAGCTACTATTGCAATCTTTTCTACATTATTAGGAAACTTATTTATGAGAATTGGGATAACTCTGTGGGTTTAATCTGAGAAATTAAATCAGAATCTTATTTTGTGGTTGACGTAGTTTTTTCCCCACAACTAACCAGAAGCTGCTTTGGATTAGACGGTTTAATATGTGTGTGTACCAATTACGAGGGTGTGTGCATGCTTGTGTAAACTCATGTAATGTTCAATACGTCGGTGTGTGCATCTCAATTTAAGACTGTGTGCCGTTTATACTAATATAGTGTGTAGTCATTTTAAATGGAGTTTCATGACATGGACACTCTGTGTGTTGGTTTAATGCATTCATCCATGGTGTGCATTCCACGCGTCTTCGGCATAGAGCCTCTGTATGAATCCTTTAGGTGGGCTAATGAAGTCATCGTCATCATTCCTTGCTTGTGTTGGCTGGCGAGGTTGTTGAGCAACCCGTTATTGCTTCACTGCGAGGGGAAACCACAAACTATTAATTTCTATACTCAAATGCACAAAATTATATTGCTGAATTGCAATAAGTACACCACATGGTGTGAGAGTACACAAATTCACATACAAAGCTATCTCTTTAATCAAAGAGGGGTATATTAGTTTTACACACAAAATTATACATCATGTATATGTGCACACACATTCACACGTGCTTAATAtgtgcacacacacacaaaatctcAGCATGCTTTGTAGGGAACATTTCATTTACAGTGTATGAAATATTTAGCAAACAACAACTAAAAATAAGCTTGTATAAAAACAAAGACAGTATAACCCATCATTATGTCAAAGTACACACATTCGCGTAACTTTCTTGAAACAACAAAGATATACTTAATTTACCAAAGTCACCCAGCATTATTTATGTGTGCACACTATATTGAATTAATCAACTATCTCAAGATATTTATACATACTATATAATCATCATCTTGGAGAATACAGAATCAGATTTAATGCTGATTTAGTTGTGTCACATTCACCACAATAATTGAATGAATTGAAACTAATCAAAGATGACAGCTCTAAGAAAAGAAAGCTAGAATTGAAGTTTTATATAACATACTTGTCAACCATTAACCATCCAATTGCATCATGAGggtgtatatatgttatgggATTATCATGTAGAAGACAATGGCTAATTGGCTACCTACTTCAAGGGACATCTCTAGTGTTCTACTCCTCCCCACCCGTCAGATTGCCCAGACCACTACAATACAACCGTTAAACTCTAGGCGTAGTTGTCTTTAGCAGTGCACACACTGTTGGTCGAAATTTTGGCCGGCGACCCAAAAAAATCCACCATCTACACGTCCAGGCACCAAGATCGCCTGAACCCTAATTCAGGTTGCGTTGTCCCGCCGGCAAACGCACTTACGATTTTAAATCCAAACACATACCTCTATTTTTCGAATGATTTTTCGATCCTAGTCGCCATTTTTCCGCGTCTTCTTGTACCAGTCATAGCTCTATGATGGTGGTGGTGCACTCGGCCGTCGTTGGTGTCTCGTCTTCAATTCGCAGCAGTTCCAGAAGAAACGAACGTCGTCTTGGGAGGGTGGAAGAGTGAAAGTCGGATATTACCAAATATTTCAACTTCCAGTAACAACACCTTAAGACCAAATTGCCCTTGGattgcttattattattattaatcagcCTATTTTTATGGTGAAACATTTAAATCTTAAAATCAAATCTCATCCATCCGTACCTATTTTTCAATGGCCAGGATGAAGTCTTATTTCTCATCTAACTAGCCTGTCTCATGTGAAGCCTACcctacatatacatatgtatatatatgtatgtatatatgtatgtatgtatatatatatgtatatacacgtatatatgtatgtatgtatgtatatatatatgtatacatatgtatacatatatatatacatacatacatacatacatacatatatacgtgtatatatatatacacgtatatatgtatgtatgtatgtatatatatatgtatatatacatacatacatacatatatacttgtatatatatatacacgtatatatgtatgtatgtatatatatatgtgtatatatatatatatatatacacacacacatatatatatatatatatatatatatatatgtagaatcctaatcatatgagaactatgcgcccaagtgagaacgtgaggacaaatttaaaccattgatctgtaagatctgatggatgagaaatcaagtaaaaaatgagcggggtcattttcataaatattataaacttttaaaatgagccgggtcattttcaaaaatattataaaattttgtttatttcaaccgttagatctactagatcgaTGGCTTtgatttgtccttacgttctcacctaggacatggttctcacctgattaaggacctatatatatatatatgtgtgtgtgtgtgtgtgtgtgtgtgtgtgtgtatgtatgtatatatgtatgtatatatgtatatatgtatgtatacatatatacatatatacatacatatatacatacatacatacatacatacatacatacatacatacatacatacatacatacatgtatacatatatatatatatgtatacatacatacatacacatatatatatatatatatatatatatatatatatatatatatataaattattcgtgaacgtagattatttctagttcacgaacaaattgtgttcacgagcatgtgcaggtgtttggttattaagtgtttgttaacgttcgtgaacgtgttcgttaacgttaacgaacacgtttaACGTTAATGAACACGTTTGTGAATGTGTttgcgaacgttaacgaacacttaacaaacgaacacgaacagaattttcaaaaagcttaacaaacgaacacgaacacgaacacgaacaccccaaaatccttaacaaacgaacacgaacaacctccgttcgtttatgttcggttcgttaacaaccCTAGTCAAGTTTGGTCTTCTAGAAGATTTGGAATTTGCGAAGCTCGAGGAGTTGTCGATGATCCTCGATCATTACTTGATCGTCACGGACTAGGTACCGAACTTTGATCCGATATCTGATACGACGGAAAAGGTGTTAGTTTTGGTTCATTTCCCAAGTATTCCTGTTGAATACTATAATCTTATGAGTCTGCGAAGAATTGGGAATAAGCTTGGCAAAACTGTTCGTGTAGATCATACTACAAGCTTGGTTTCGATAGGGAAGTTCGCCAGAGTTTGTGTTGAAATTGATATCACCAAGCCCTTTGTCTTTACGTTTACGATGGAGGAGAAGGTATGGAAGGTGGCCTATGAGGGAATTCACTTGGTTTGTTTCTCGTGTGGGCATTATGGCCATCGACAGGAATCATGTCCGACAGTTCCCATAGATGCTGCGCAGGTGGCTGCTACGGATCAAGAGATTGCGCAGGGACTAGATATTGACAAAATCCACCCTGCAGTCCCTGTTGTTGGTGAGTCCTTTGGTAGTGGCGTCCCAGAGGGCAAGGCCCTATGGCTCGTGGATGATAGTAACTAGAAAAGAGAGGAGGCCGCCAGGGAGGCCATCGGGTCTGGACGTGTCTCGGAGAAAGATAGGCGTAACGGACATCCTGGGGCTGTTTATGCCGAGGGGACTACATCAGGATCTAGATATGCGCCTTTGGATGATGAGGATACATCTGATGGCCATCCAGTGACGAATAACGCAGAGGCACTGGCGCCAAGTAAAGAGAATCATTCTGCTAGGGGAAATTCAGGGGTTACTAATCAGAAACAGAACTCTCGGCGTGCTAATGTGATAGTCAATGAGAAACAAATCGTCAATGATACTTCGGAGGGCTGCAAGCTACCAgcgaaagaaaaggaacaagcACCGCGGCGGTGACCATCTAGTTCGGGCTCCAAGCGTGCCGCTGAGGAAGACGAATACGTGGTTAACAGAGGCTAACAAGGGGGACAGGTTATCAGCACTACTAGAGTTCTCACTGGCGAGCATAATGCGGAAGCTCTGGGTGTGGAATCTAATTCACCTTCTGGACACCACGGAGATCCTCCAGATGCTTTCGACGAAGAGGGTGATGTGGTTATGGATGTTGAACATCAACAAGAGCATGGACTGATGGAGGGTGGTGCCAGTGCCTCCTCCGTTTGAGTTTGCTTTGTCTTTGTCTTTGTTTTTCCTCCAGTGTGATCTgatttctttttgtcttttgttTAATGAATTGCATCATTTGGAATTGTCAAGGGGCGGGTGGTCGTGCATTCCACCGTGTCCTTAAAAACCTTATCCGAGCTCATAAGCCGGCCATTCTAGGCCTTGTTGAACCAAAGGTTTCGGGTCTCAAGCAGATTCCATCTGCAAAAAGTTGGGTTTTTCGGACTGGGTTAGAGTTGAGGCAGTTGGGTTTAGTGGGGCTATTTGGGTTCTTTGGAATAATTCGTTGCAGGTTTCAGTGTTTTCAACTCACCCTCAGTTTGTTCTTTTGCAGGTGAGGGATAGTATTCAATCTCCCTGGTTTTTTGCAGTGGTTTATGGTAACCCGACCCACCATCTTTGTCGAAGGTTGTGGTCGGAGCTCACTATGAGTACTCAACGTTTTAGTGGTCCTTATCTTGTGGCTGGGGACTTCAATTCGATTGTTTCCCACGATGAAACAAACAATTACTCTGCTTGCTCGTCCCAACGTAGTTCAGAATTCGTCGAATGGATCCGCTCGGAGGGGCTTATTGACATGGGCTATATTGGTCCTAAATTCACATGGTCACGGGGTGATTCCGCCGGAAATGCTAAAAGCGCTAGACTAGATAGGGCTTTATGTAATGTTGAATGGAGGCAATGTTTCCCCGATGCCTCTGTTTCGCACCTCCCTCGTATCTCTTCGGACCATGTTCCGCTTTTACTCAGGGTTGCGACTCGGGATAGAAAATGTGCGCGATCTTCATTTAAATTTCAGGCAGCTTGGTTCACAAACAAGACTCTCATGATGTCGTGTATAGCACGTGGAATATAACTCGCGATTTTAGCGATAATATTGCCCGAATGCAAACTGCGTTAATTTCTTGGAATAAGAATGTTTTTGGCAACATTCATCATCGCAAGCGTCACATTTTGGCTCTTCTGGGCGGAGTTCAGCGCCGTCTTTCCATTTCTTATCATGGTGGTCTAGCCAAACATGAGAGAAAGTTAATGGGCGAATACCATGATATTCTCCATCAAGAAGAGCTTTTGTGGTTCCAAAGATCCCGGGAGGACTGGATCGCCTCGGGGGATAGGAATACAGCATACTATCATGCTGCCACGACCATTCGAAAAAATTGTAACACAATCACGAGTCTGTAGGATAACTGTGGTAACTGGATTTCAAATTTGGATACTCTTAAAGATCATGTGCgtaattattttgtttgtttattttcacAAGATGTTGCTCCCTCTCAGTGTGTTTTGAGGGAGAATTCCCTCTACTCACCCAGGATGATTGGCATGGATTCAACATGGCTCCCACCAAGGAGGAGGTTCATGCTGCTCTTTCTGACATGACCCCGTTTAAAGCTCTAGGACCAAACGGATTTCATGCAGCTTTTTATCAACGCATGTGGGGTGTCATGGGAGATAGCCTCTTTACTCTCGTGAAGAATGCGTTTGAGTCTGGTACCTTACCCGAAGGCCTAAATGATACCCTTGTGGCCCTCATTCCGAAGGTCAACAACCCCGAGACTGTCAAACAGTTTAGGCCTATTAGCCTTTGCAACGTGAGTTACAAGTTGATAAGAAAAACTATCACTAATCGTTTGAAGGGATTGCTTCCTAAAATTGTGGGGCCGTTTCAAAGCTCTTTCGTTCTTGGTAGGCAAATTTCAGACAACATGCTCATTTACCAAGAGGCTATGCATACTATGCGTACAAAGAAGGGTCGGTGTGGGTATATGGCTATCAAACTTGATCTCGAAAAAGTATATGACCGTCTTTCTTGGAATTTTATTGAAATAACACTTAAGGATATCGGTTTCAGCCCATCTTGGGTCACGCTGCTGATGAACTGCATTCGGTCACCTAGAATGTCAATCATCTGGAACGGAGATCGCTTGCAACAATTCTGCCCTCAAAGAGGGGTTCGCCAAGGTGATGCGATGTCTCCGACCATCTTTGTGTTGTGCCTTGAAAAGCTTAGTCAAATGATATCGCTCAAGGTTGAGTCAGGGGATTGGAAAGGCATTCGGTTATCGCTGGAAAGCCTGATCCTCTCGCATCTTTGCTTTGTGGATGACATGGTCTTATTTTCAGAAGCTTTCATTGATCAGGTTGAGACGATTC
Coding sequences within it:
- the LOC116007017 gene encoding uncharacterized protein LOC116007017, whose amino-acid sequence is MEEKVWKVAYEGIHLVCFSCGHYGHRQESCPTVPIDAAQVAATDQEIAQGLDIDKIHPAVPVVGESFGSGVPEGKALWLVDDRSRYAPLDDEDTSDGHPVTNNAEALAPSKENHSARGNSGVTNQKQNSRRANVIVNEKQIVISTTRVLTGEHNAEALGVESNSPSGHHGDPPDAFDEEGDVVMDVEHQQEHGLMEGGARAGGRAFHRVLKNLIRAHKPAILGLVEPKVSGLKQIPSAKSWVRDSIQSPWFFAVVYGNPTHHLCRRLWSELTMSTQRFSGPYLVAGDFNSIVSHDETNNYSACSSQRSSEFVEWIRSEGLIDMGYIGPKFTWSRGDSAGNAKSARLDRALCSLVHKQDSHDVVYSTWNITRDFSDNIARMQTALISWNKNVFGNIHHRKRHILALLGGVQRRLSISYHGGLAKHERKLMGEYHDILHQEELLWFQRSREDWIASGDRNTAYYHAATTIRKNLCFEGEFPLLTQDDWHGFNMAPTKEEVHAALSDMTPFKALGPNGFHAAFYQRMWGVMGDSLFTLVKNAFESGTLPEGLNDTLVALIPKVNNPETVKQFRPISLCNVSYKLIRKTITNRLKGLLPKIVGPFQSSFVLGRQISDNMLIYQEAMHTMRTKKGRCGYMAIKLDLEKVYDRLSWNFIEITLKDIGFSPSWVTLLMNCIRSPRMSIIWNGDRLQQFCPQRGVRQGDAMSPTIFVLCLEKLSQMISLKVESGDWKGIRLSLESLILSHLCFVDDMVLFSEAFIDQVETIRDSLHRFCEASGQKISLAKSQIFFSKNVNPDLANDIASSLQVARTDDLGNYLGVPSFHGRVTFQTFTKLIEQINGRLEGWKTKMLSMAGRVTLAKSVLNTIPTYTMQTSVLPISVCLDIEKRIRRFIWGSEGPENRNKLNLVKWDVITSPKVSRGLGIFKLQDLNNAYMAKLGWRLHNERDSLWARIMATKYANPGRRQAPSRGHANVSNAWKGMLAARHIVKKGKICLVRNGKTTKFWMDKWIDSHPLRVYLCSQLSLPELYATADEYWDDGHDWKWDKLLDAEAWGVLQGLRIAH